The following proteins are co-located in the Clostridiales bacterium genome:
- a CDS encoding pyridoxal phosphate-dependent aminotransferase: MKHFFLRISRILPHAWKQRAKPWNPNQFLSKQFGIHAEVFHLPVRDDYMMLSSGVNHLSAPTIWKETMQKEIEEDFLYQRYTSMDGFQTANYAVKLYERFLFSRGNISLKANLEVCMTIGASQAASLAVAYLHSIGKKRMLLVGMTYPLYMTLGNEYGYQMRESRSALPNRDMPTVSELKVDIEQFKPDVLVFTYPCNPSGEKYQDEELDQIMQTLYQKGIYCIFDCVCNMILSEKDVTVPEPMIMENKMMRKSIIVNSFSKTESVPGFRIGYIAGHYDVIQFVRSKQVSIMNPPNMPTIAVWITMLFRCLHLSEQYGQAERVRERIILCFKRMFFVTTVLCPQPIWDYVTELVDERLFDEYKKYREEMYAKETVFASNKEYFSKKLSPYLTASTEMDGGFNYLVKLKPCSKLGELEFCKDLLQKTGIAIFTESGFALTKAKENDYWVRISLAAPSDIFEKTIDRLYLYLSELEKHFNS; this comes from the coding sequence ATGAAGCACTTTTTTTTGAGAATAAGCCGCATTCTGCCCCATGCTTGGAAGCAAAGAGCAAAACCTTGGAATCCGAATCAATTTTTATCGAAGCAGTTTGGAATCCATGCGGAAGTATTTCATCTGCCGGTGAGGGACGATTATATGATGCTTTCCTCTGGCGTCAATCACCTTTCCGCGCCGACAATCTGGAAGGAGACCATGCAGAAAGAAATCGAAGAAGACTTTCTGTACCAACGGTATACCTCCATGGATGGGTTTCAGACAGCAAATTACGCGGTCAAGCTCTACGAGAGATTTCTATTTTCAAGGGGGAATATCTCCCTCAAAGCGAATCTTGAAGTTTGCATGACGATCGGAGCAAGTCAAGCCGCCTCCCTTGCCGTCGCCTACCTCCATTCCATTGGCAAGAAAAGGATGCTTTTGGTCGGGATGACATATCCTCTTTATATGACCCTCGGGAATGAATACGGTTATCAAATGAGAGAAAGCCGCTCCGCATTGCCCAATAGGGATATGCCCACAGTAAGTGAGTTGAAGGTGGATATTGAACAATTCAAGCCTGATGTTCTTGTATTTACATACCCCTGCAATCCGTCCGGTGAAAAATACCAGGACGAGGAGCTGGATCAGATCATGCAGACATTATACCAAAAAGGCATCTATTGTATCTTTGACTGCGTGTGTAATATGATCCTGTCTGAAAAGGATGTGACTGTTCCGGAGCCGATGATTATGGAGAACAAAATGATGAGAAAAAGCATTATTGTCAATTCCTTTTCTAAAACCGAAAGTGTTCCCGGCTTTCGGATTGGATACATTGCGGGCCATTATGACGTGATCCAGTTTGTCAGATCGAAGCAAGTAAGTATCATGAATCCGCCGAACATGCCTACAATCGCAGTGTGGATTACGATGCTTTTTCGGTGTTTGCATCTGAGTGAGCAATACGGACAGGCTGAACGAGTGAGAGAGAGGATCATCCTTTGTTTCAAGCGGATGTTTTTTGTCACTACGGTGCTATGCCCCCAGCCTATATGGGACTATGTTACAGAATTAGTGGACGAGCGTCTTTTCGATGAATATAAGAAATACAGAGAGGAAATGTACGCGAAAGAAACAGTCTTTGCCTCAAATAAGGAATATTTCAGCAAAAAATTATCTCCTTACTTGACGGCTTCAACCGAAATGGATGGTGGTTTTAACTATTTAGTAAAGTTAAAACCTTGTTCCAAACTCGGTGAACTGGAATTTTGCAAAGATCTTCTGCAGAAAACGGGGATTGCCATATTCACAGAATCCGGCTTTGCCCTGACGAAGGCAAAGGAAAATGATTACTGGGTGCGCATTTCTTTGGCCGCGCCAAGTGATATCTTTGAAAAAACGATAGACCGGCTCTATCTTTATCTATCAGAATTGGAGAAACACTTCAATTCCTAA
- a CDS encoding ABC transporter ATP-binding protein, which yields MKLRGSGTFIQALKRTHQIAKEYDETMWGYLFLLIIYAGVTLLLPLITVQVINALVDADNLRRFLMLALLFFVINMSKATLRTIINIYTEKREFQYGKKLERISMDRFFDKKGEFYIKNKTGDMMEVIMDDNMQVASFTYQVYRTVADVVNSLAILSILAYLQWDLALILLAILPFILIVQNNLEWKLDDHYSKLREELSREISLTEEFVSNAALIASHGIKEKCKRKYGQMLKNLSVIYKKIVTLSNIGYGALEGFIILSIAVAMAYEGYKIFMGTATIGVLVAFIQYSDFLIEPGRILAALRVQGNKLMPSLRRVNKIYDTTGTYGGHEKPVFEHFGIEFHNVKFSYPTGKEVFKQVHVKMDSGKTHVIVGASGQGKTTMIHLITGLWDTAEGSLTIGGHSIKDMNLAYLRKHISLVSQDNLFFNETIRENLVEDQNQHTDEDIFHVLKKVGMLEEVMDLPHKLDTELGDRGYTLSGGQRQRLAIARALLKNAPIIIFDEPTSALDEGTERIIFDTIKSLKEKTVLVITHRRSLMDIADHMYQIVDWDIRPM from the coding sequence ATGAAACTACGCGGAAGTGGAACTTTTATACAAGCACTGAAACGTACCCATCAGATTGCCAAGGAATATGATGAAACGATGTGGGGGTATTTGTTTTTACTGATTATCTATGCGGGAGTAACACTGTTATTGCCTCTGATTACCGTACAGGTGATCAATGCCTTGGTGGATGCGGACAATTTGCGCAGGTTCCTTATGTTGGCTTTATTATTTTTTGTCATTAACATGTCCAAAGCGACTTTACGGACAATCATCAATATTTACACTGAGAAAAGAGAGTTTCAATACGGAAAAAAATTAGAAAGAATTTCTATGGATCGCTTTTTTGATAAGAAAGGTGAGTTTTATATTAAGAATAAAACCGGCGACATGATGGAAGTGATCATGGATGACAATATGCAGGTGGCCTCCTTTACGTATCAGGTGTACAGAACGGTAGCGGATGTCGTCAACTCACTGGCAATTCTTTCTATTTTGGCATATTTACAGTGGGATCTGGCGTTAATTTTATTGGCGATTCTTCCCTTTATTCTCATTGTTCAAAACAACTTGGAATGGAAACTGGATGATCATTATAGCAAGCTGCGGGAAGAGTTATCGCGGGAGATTTCTTTGACAGAAGAATTTGTGTCAAACGCAGCGCTCATCGCCTCTCATGGCATCAAAGAAAAGTGCAAGCGCAAATATGGGCAGATGCTGAAAAATCTGTCTGTCATCTACAAAAAAATTGTAACGTTATCGAACATCGGTTATGGCGCTTTAGAAGGGTTCATCATCCTATCCATCGCAGTAGCCATGGCCTATGAGGGCTACAAAATCTTTATGGGAACGGCAACCATCGGTGTACTGGTGGCCTTTATCCAGTACTCGGATTTTTTAATTGAACCGGGAAGGATCCTCGCTGCTCTGCGGGTTCAGGGCAATAAACTCATGCCTTCCCTCCGGAGAGTGAATAAGATCTATGATACCACGGGCACGTACGGGGGTCATGAAAAGCCTGTTTTTGAGCACTTTGGGATTGAGTTTCATAATGTGAAATTTTCTTATCCCACAGGCAAAGAGGTATTCAAGCAGGTACACGTAAAGATGGACTCGGGAAAAACCCACGTTATTGTGGGGGCAAGCGGCCAGGGGAAAACAACCATGATTCACCTGATTACCGGTCTTTGGGATACAGCAGAAGGATCACTCACCATCGGCGGGCATTCCATTAAAGATATGAACTTAGCCTATTTGCGAAAGCATATTTCTTTGGTTTCCCAGGACAACTTGTTTTTTAACGAGACCATAAGAGAAAATCTGGTGGAGGATCAGAACCAGCATACGGACGAAGACATCTTTCACGTATTAAAAAAGGTAGGAATGCTGGAGGAGGTCATGGATCTGCCTCACAAGCTAGACACAGAGTTGGGCGATCGGGGATACACCCTCTCCGGCGGGCAGCGTCAGCGATTAGCAATTGCCAGGGCCTTGCTGAAGAACGCACCGATTATTATCTTTGATGAGCCGACTTCCGCACTGGATGAAGGGACAGAGCGCATCATCTTTGATACCATCAAAAGTCTAAAGGAAAAGACCGTTCTCGTCATCACACATAGAAGGAGCCTCATGGATATTGCAGACCATATGTATCAAATTGTCGACTGGGATATCCGGCCTATGTAA
- a CDS encoding radical SAM protein: MKESKYNVCVEHNGQHLMFNSRTTATAALDKPARDILDAVRQGAEVEETELVKAMEKAGFLVDDFINELQQLEVRYNLGRYEKSGLDLIVAPTMACNFSCPYCYESAKSGIMSVEIQDKIISMAEDFARSGQKIKITWFGGEPLLAKEVIYRTSERLIEICEKNKVEYEATIITNGYLLDEATVRKLKEYRVSEAQITLDGLPATHNQKRRLKNNTGDPTFDQIVENIILAKKHGIAPAIRINIDKQTQTELKQLVELMIEKGLGEDLYLGYLEGNTDSCKGYAANCLSHEEFAKTYVDYEKLLLAKNLKPGYPLLHHTYCGADYLYSYVIEPNGNMYKCWNEVGIDKYRIGNIGTCEDYEQFIRNPNVNYAKFLTWSPFNFEKCRECSFLPICTGGCQYNGQRAGEPVCDRWKYVLGDYIKLTCDAS, encoded by the coding sequence ATGAAAGAATCAAAATACAATGTTTGTGTGGAACACAACGGTCAGCATCTTATGTTTAACAGCAGAACGACGGCTACTGCCGCTTTGGACAAGCCCGCAAGGGACATACTGGATGCGGTGAGACAAGGGGCAGAGGTGGAAGAAACCGAGCTGGTGAAGGCGATGGAAAAGGCTGGATTTCTGGTTGACGATTTCATCAATGAATTACAGCAGCTTGAAGTTCGATACAACTTAGGCAGATACGAAAAATCCGGCTTGGATTTAATCGTGGCACCAACCATGGCCTGCAATTTTTCATGTCCGTATTGTTATGAATCCGCCAAAAGCGGCATCATGTCAGTGGAAATCCAAGACAAAATCATTTCCATGGCAGAGGACTTTGCACGGAGCGGCCAAAAAATTAAGATTACTTGGTTTGGAGGCGAACCGCTTCTGGCCAAAGAGGTAATCTATCGTACGTCGGAGAGATTAATAGAAATCTGTGAAAAGAACAAAGTGGAATATGAGGCAACCATTATCACAAACGGATACCTCCTGGATGAAGCGACAGTTCGCAAACTAAAAGAGTACAGAGTATCCGAGGCGCAGATTACCCTCGACGGGCTTCCCGCGACACACAATCAAAAAAGAAGGCTAAAGAACAATACCGGTGATCCGACATTTGATCAAATCGTGGAAAACATAATTCTGGCGAAAAAACATGGTATCGCACCAGCGATTCGGATCAACATTGACAAGCAGACGCAAACCGAATTGAAACAGCTTGTGGAATTAATGATAGAAAAAGGCTTGGGCGAAGACCTGTACTTAGGATACCTGGAAGGCAATACAGACAGCTGTAAAGGATATGCAGCAAACTGCCTGAGCCATGAAGAGTTCGCCAAAACCTATGTGGATTATGAGAAGCTGTTGTTAGCCAAGAATCTCAAGCCAGGTTATCCGCTGCTTCACCATACCTATTGCGGTGCTGATTACCTGTATTCTTATGTGATAGAACCCAATGGAAACATGTATAAGTGTTGGAACGAGGTTGGAATTGATAAATATCGTATTGGAAATATTGGAACCTGTGAGGATTACGAACAGTTCATCAGAAATCCAAACGTGAATTATGCGAAATTCCTGACCTGGTCTCCTTTCAACTTTGAAAAGTGCAGAGAGTGCAGCTTCCTGCCAATTTGCACCGGGGGCTGTCAGTATAATGGGCAAAGAGCTGGCGAACCAGTCTGCGATAGATGGAAATATGTATTGGGGGACTACATCAAGCTGACCTGCGATGCCTCCTAA
- a CDS encoding helix-turn-helix transcriptional regulator — translation MNIADRIQSLRKTKGISQEELADQVGVSRQAVSKWESEQSTPDIEKIIIMSDYFGVTTDYLLKGIEPKADEIRKQPDAGVFSIVGTAFNFIGLIVAIMIWYEEQISSSVAVGLIIMVVGCVSFAIGQNMGAKETKAKAKKYFWLVNLWILILIPISICFNLLDGFFGGYVGFIAPYPQLGNSFKTYGLCWLLYFGICVVGDFFIIKKKKG, via the coding sequence ATGAATATAGCAGACAGAATACAAAGCCTCCGAAAAACAAAGGGAATATCACAGGAGGAACTTGCAGACCAAGTAGGAGTTTCCCGTCAGGCCGTATCGAAATGGGAAAGTGAACAAAGCACGCCTGATATAGAGAAAATTATTATCATGAGTGATTATTTTGGAGTGACTACAGACTATCTTTTGAAAGGAATTGAGCCGAAGGCGGATGAAATAAGAAAGCAGCCAGATGCTGGAGTATTTTCAATCGTTGGTACAGCATTTAACTTTATAGGGTTGATTGTAGCGATTATGATATGGTATGAAGAGCAAATATCTTCCTCTGTTGCCGTTGGACTTATCATTATGGTGGTTGGGTGTGTGAGTTTTGCAATTGGGCAGAATATGGGTGCTAAAGAAACAAAGGCAAAGGCAAAAAAATATTTTTGGTTAGTAAACTTATGGATTTTGATATTGATACCAATTTCAATATGTTTTAATTTGCTGGATGGCTTTTTCGGTGGATATGTGGGTTTCATTGCACCGTATCCTCAACTTGGAAATTCGTTCAAAACATATGGATTATGCTGGCTGCTATACTTTGGGATTTGCGTTGTTGGAGATTTTTTCATTATTAAAAAGAAAAAGGGCTAG
- a CDS encoding uracil permease yields MIGLRLLRNPYFGKGEWEAFFGLFGDVFSKIAAIVGVLYFAEGFPVEVVMGKILPGIGVGSLIGCFIYFCEAYFLGRKENRFDVTALPFGISSTQVFAWLFLILVPIYRQTGDANAAWQIALAACFVGGLIEIAGAFISRILVQYIPDSALLGNMAAGALIWLSFNGFVTVFQAPEIGVLPLFLIILAFKMKKPFLRGVPNTLTILLAGSALAWITGYCSVSSMKESLQFFHLYLPSVYFSDILVGLGKIGPYLSIVIPLQIANFIATMQAVQGAAIIGDAYPLKRSMVLDGITTVLSSVTGSPFPTTVYYGHMGWKKIEARSGYVLLMGCTYITCFLGLPLIILQIVPYEVIVVLLVFIGLTVASEVADNLEREYSGVIFISLFPILAQYINNIVNDVLAVAGTSVQEIGMSAFLDASVMLSSIQVLSYGAFASSLLYAVWIAYVYERNFVLAGLTGAFLSALSAIGFIHSEQLQLLPPKGGVLAAVYLAIAMICLVIGRREEHMDV; encoded by the coding sequence ATGATTGGATTAAGATTGCTGAGAAACCCTTATTTTGGTAAGGGTGAGTGGGAAGCCTTTTTCGGATTGTTTGGTGATGTCTTTTCAAAGATTGCAGCAATTGTGGGTGTCCTGTATTTTGCAGAAGGTTTTCCCGTTGAAGTGGTGATGGGAAAGATTCTGCCGGGTATCGGAGTTGGGTCCCTGATTGGATGTTTCATTTATTTTTGTGAGGCATACTTTCTGGGCAGAAAGGAAAATCGGTTTGACGTTACGGCATTGCCTTTCGGAATCAGTTCCACTCAGGTCTTTGCCTGGCTTTTTCTGATTTTGGTTCCCATCTACAGACAGACCGGTGATGCTAATGCCGCATGGCAGATCGCCCTTGCTGCATGCTTTGTCGGGGGCCTCATTGAAATCGCAGGAGCATTTATCAGCAGAATTCTGGTGCAATACATACCTGACTCGGCATTGCTTGGCAACATGGCCGCGGGAGCTCTGATCTGGCTCTCCTTTAACGGATTTGTTACAGTTTTTCAAGCCCCTGAAATCGGAGTCTTGCCGCTGTTTCTCATTATTTTAGCGTTTAAGATGAAAAAGCCCTTCCTGAGGGGCGTCCCCAATACGCTGACCATTCTTTTAGCAGGTTCAGCGCTTGCATGGATAACAGGCTATTGCAGTGTCAGCAGCATGAAGGAATCTCTTCAATTTTTTCATTTGTATCTGCCCTCAGTATATTTTTCTGATATCCTTGTTGGCTTGGGTAAGATAGGGCCGTACCTTTCCATTGTGATTCCGCTCCAGATTGCAAACTTCATTGCGACAATGCAGGCGGTTCAGGGTGCCGCAATTATAGGAGACGCATACCCATTGAAGCGCAGTATGGTACTGGATGGCATAACCACAGTCCTGTCCTCCGTTACCGGCAGCCCGTTTCCTACGACGGTATACTACGGACATATGGGTTGGAAGAAGATTGAGGCAAGGAGCGGATATGTTCTTCTGATGGGATGCACCTATATCACTTGCTTTCTTGGACTTCCGCTCATCATATTGCAGATTGTTCCATACGAAGTGATTGTTGTACTGCTCGTGTTTATCGGCCTGACCGTGGCCTCGGAGGTAGCAGATAATCTGGAACGGGAATACAGCGGCGTGATTTTTATCTCACTGTTTCCCATCCTTGCCCAGTATATCAATAACATTGTAAACGATGTGCTTGCGGTGGCAGGAACCAGCGTCCAGGAAATTGGTATGAGCGCTTTCTTAGATGCAAGCGTAATGCTGTCCTCCATACAAGTGCTTTCCTATGGCGCCTTTGCGTCAAGTCTCTTGTACGCGGTCTGGATTGCCTATGTATATGAGAGGAATTTTGTACTTGCGGGCCTTACAGGGGCTTTTCTGTCGGCATTGTCCGCAATTGGTTTTATTCACAGTGAGCAGCTGCAGTTATTGCCTCCAAAGGGAGGTGTGCTTGCTGCAGTCTACCTGGCAATCGCAATGATATGCCTTGTTATCGGGAGAAGAGAAGAGCACATGGACGTCTGA
- a CDS encoding riboflavin biosynthesis protein RibD has product MAIPKVEFNEEIICLKRLFDNVADGSDSHVGLKCGKVDRVYGKFLFGPVPQDRPITYASYVMSVDGKIAFEDNEVGPLIAKTNRFDPDGAFADFWVLNLLRAACDGIIIGSGTLIKEPDYSGSAYDPDLLDARLENGKPAAPWTVIVTTTGKNIPFGNPVFRCEEVPILINTSPEGFKNLEAEIPGEYYLINLAGSASDNETIAGLIAANHGKTAVAVTGEGWDTDSQELLKILRAMGMGKVLVESPTYCHHLMRKALLDEIFINTSCVFVGGQATGIGTLGSSFPSTDHPHSEILSIHMHSPHFVYTRHKMLYGAK; this is encoded by the coding sequence ATGGCAATACCAAAAGTAGAATTTAATGAGGAAATCATCTGCTTGAAAAGGCTATTTGACAATGTAGCTGATGGTAGTGATTCTCATGTAGGACTGAAATGCGGTAAGGTTGACCGGGTATATGGTAAGTTTCTGTTCGGACCCGTTCCGCAGGATCGCCCAATAACTTATGCATCTTATGTTATGTCCGTAGACGGCAAGATTGCATTTGAAGATAATGAAGTAGGGCCGTTGATTGCAAAAACAAACCGCTTTGATCCGGACGGCGCTTTTGCAGATTTCTGGGTTTTGAACCTGCTTCGTGCAGCATGTGACGGAATTATTATCGGAAGTGGCACACTGATTAAGGAGCCGGATTATTCAGGGAGCGCATATGATCCTGATCTGCTGGATGCCAGATTGGAAAATGGAAAACCCGCAGCACCCTGGACTGTCATCGTTACCACCACAGGAAAAAACATTCCCTTTGGGAATCCTGTATTTCGGTGCGAGGAAGTCCCGATTCTGATTAACACCTCTCCGGAGGGATTTAAAAATCTTGAAGCAGAGATTCCCGGTGAATACTACCTGATTAATCTTGCAGGCAGTGCATCGGACAATGAAACCATTGCCGGATTGATTGCAGCGAACCATGGAAAAACAGCAGTCGCAGTCACGGGAGAAGGATGGGATACGGATTCACAGGAACTGCTGAAGATTTTGCGCGCAATGGGCATGGGAAAAGTGTTGGTTGAGTCACCAACCTATTGCCACCATCTAATGAGGAAAGCGCTGCTGGATGAGATATTTATCAATACTTCCTGTGTTTTTGTAGGGGGGCAGGCTACAGGCATCGGAACCTTAGGGAGTTCCTTCCCGTCCACGGATCATCCACACAGCGAAATTCTATCCATCCACATGCACAGCCCGCACTTCGTCTATACGCGCCACAAAATGCTTTACGGGGCAAAATAA